AGGCACAacatgtgaagtcagaggaaggatatagatggaaggcGTTGGGAGACGAGGAAAGGGTTATTGCTGTAATaaaaaggtactgcagatgcttgtttatacaaaagacagacacaaaatgctcagcgggtcaggcagcatctttggagaaaatgaataggtgacgtttcaggctggaatctttcttcagactaaattcagacccaaaacatcacctatccattttctccggagatgttgcctgacccgctgagttaccttctTCAGAACGGTTATTGTTGGTTAgacacttaaaattagagaattcaacgttcatactaaTGGGGTTGTGAGTTATCCAAACAGaaaataaggtgctgttcctccagcttgtgTATGGACTCACTccggcaatggtggaggcccaggacagaaaggtcattatgggcaagggagttaaaatgggcagcaaagtttaaggagatgtgcaggataaGCTTTTCTTTCACAGATAGTGACGGGTGCCTGGAACCCctgctgccaggggttgtggcTGCGGCAAataaaatagtggcatttaagaggcatttagagggGCACATggctttgcagggaatggagtgtaaTGGTACGGAACAGGTGCAGGCAGAGggattagttgagttgagttaggattaatgtcatgtgtatcgaggtacagtaaaaagcttttattgcgcgctaactggtcagcggaaagacaatacatgaacttGGGATCACGTACAGCATGgatattgtgagctgaagggcctgttcccgtactGTTCGATATTCTATGTTTATGAAGGGAAGTAGTGAGGGATAttgggagggaattccagagctgACGGTCTTGGCAGCGAAACTGCAGCTGCCATGATGAAGCCATGAAAATTGCGTCACTGTACTGAGGAAGACTCATTTTATGATACTGTAATTAAGCTGCTGTAACTGGTGAACTCACCCTCCAGAATCCCACTGGATGGATAAGTTGCCCCAGTATCTTATCGTCCATCTTGAGAATATTTTCTACAGTCAAGCCATGTTCCCTCAGTTGTTTCATCGCGGCAAAGGTCACTTGATCTTTGGTCTGACTGGACAACATGAGCGACAGAAGGACCTGATATCTCATAACCTGCGGAATTCCAAAAAAGACAGATTAGAGGGCGCAGCagccgagttgctgccttacagcaccagagacccgggttccatcctgattccgGGTACTGTCTGCAggtagtctgtacgttctccctatgacctgcatgggttttctccgggtgctccggtttcctcccacattccaaagacggacaggtttgtaggctaattggcgtggtaaaattataaatagtccctagtgtgtgtaggatagtgtgttagtgtgtgggaatcgctgatcggtgcagattcagtggaccgaagggcttgtttccgcgctgaatctctaatctaaactaaaaaaagaataGTCAATGTCAACTTAATATGAAGCAGTTTTCCATTTTTACCTTCAACTTTTACCtgtgtaggaggaactgcagatgctggtttaaaccgtagatagacataaaaagctggtgtaacccagtgggacagatggcatccctggagagaaggaatggcgtgatgtttcgggttgagacccttcagacggaagaagggtctcgacccgaaacctgcctctcccgttgttactccagctttttgtgtctatcttcaacttttACCTTATATCATAGAATTGATCTTTGATAAACATCTGGTCAATGAGCCACAAGGGATATTCCTCCCATCCCCAATCTCCTGAAGGCaatgattcagtttagtttagtttagtttagagatacagcgtggaaacaagctctttggctcaccaagtccaccaatagccgactaatgatcacccgtacattagttctatcccacacactagggacaatttgcagaagccaattaatctacaaacccgcatgtcgttGGAATGTTGGTggaacccggagagaacccacggtcacaaggagaatgtgcagactccagacagacagcacccgtagtcaggatcaaacccaggactctggcactgtcaggcagcaactctaccgccaaacCACTCTCAGACAAGCTAACATCTTCCCAATGGGTCCCACTATCTCTCGAGCCTACAGCCAAGATTTGGGAAAAACATCAAAAATACCATGAGGAGGTTGTGGCtcagaggaactcagcatgttaggtagcaactgtggagggaatggacaggtcctGACCCAGACATTATttgtcctttccctccagagatgctgactgacgtgttacattcctgcagcactttgtgttttgtacgGTTGGAAATAGGATCTCTTGGTTGATCCATTGAACCAATGCTCTCCAAGGTGCATTCTGCGATCCATTTCTTTAGAGCAGAAGTacaactgggtggcacagtggtagagttgccctacagcccagagacccgggttcgatcctgactacgggtgctgtctgtacggagtttgtacgttctccctgtgactgcgtgggttttctctgggtgcttcggtttcctcccacactccaaaagatgtacaggtttggaggttaattggtttcggtgaaattgtaagttgtccacagtgtgtaggatagtgctagtgtacggggtgatcgctggtcggcatagtcTCTGCCGATGGCCTTTCACCTGCACTTCTAAAGTCGAAAGAGGTCTTTCTGGCGatacaagggtcctgacctgaaatgccacctatccaagtcctccagagaagctatctgatccgctgagttactccagcaatttctggTCTACGAGCTCTTTCTGTCGTTCTGGACTAATACCTGAAATTGGCTCATTAAAAGAAGGAAATTGCCTCATGATGAAAGAACAGGCAGGCTTGTATTGCTGAAGTTTGGTGGAGTGAGGAAAGACGATTGAAGCAGGTAAGATTCCAAAGAAAGGacacatctacacttcacactgcctcggcaaggccaccaacataatcaaggaagagtctcactccggccactccctcttctctcctctcccatcaggcaagaggtacagaactgtgaaaaagcatacttccagattcagacacagtttcctcccagcggATATCAGACATCTGAACCATGCTATCAACAACTAAgttgtcctgaactaccatctaagagaccttcagactatctttaatcgaacttcactggtctttatcttgcactaaatgttattccttttatcctgtatgtgtaccttgtggacggcttgattgtaatcataaatGGTCTttcctgactggatagcacgcatcaaaaaagcttttcactgcatatcatatcatcatatatacacagccggaaacaggcctttgaggcaataataaactaaacagagtgctgaagtaactcagcaggtcaggcagcatttctacataacatggataggtgacgtttcaggttgggacccttcttcctgaagaagagtcccaaccttaaATGTCAaccaaccatgttctccagagatgctgcatgacccgccgagttactccagcactcggcggatccagctcgaagggccgaatggcctactcctgcacctattttctatgtttctatgtttgtgtccttttgcataaaccagcatttgcagttccttgtctctgcaGGATCCCAGATAATTTTGACAAGCTGGACGAGGAGAGGACATCGAAACAATGCTGGAAGCTGGAGAAGGGTGGGTGCAATTACAATGTttcaaagatacttggacagtttcatagatagaaaagatttagagggatatggtccaaatgcagtcaAATGAGACAAGCTCagattgagatgctgcctgacccgctgagttatcatatcatatcatatatatatacagccggaaacaggccttttcggcccaccaagtccgtgccgcccagcgatccccgtacattaacacttatcctacacccactagggacaatttttacatttacccagccaattaacctacatactacatacttactccagcattttgtgatatcttgctCAGATTGACATCTTGGTGGGAATGGATGTGTTGAGctgatttccatgctgtatgactctcgggTTTCATGATATTTTTTCTATTGAGACAAGTTAAAACTGTGGGTCACAGTATATAAATAAGGGGTCACCCATTTAAGACAGAAATGAAGCAACTGTTATTCTTCTCATGCAGttgtgagtctttggaactctTTTCCTCAAGGGCTGTGGAAGGAGGATGTGTtttgtatttttaaggcagacatagatactTGATAATAAGGGAGTGAATGGTTACTGGAGGTAATGGGTATTTCAGAACCCATGATCAGCATGAATGACAAATAGCCTACTCCGTCTCCTAATTTATATTTATCTTTGTGTGAAACTTgctgcgcttacagcaccagagacctgggttcaatcctgactacgggtgctgtctatatggagtttatacattctccctgtaaccgcatgggttttctccgggtgctctgctccggtttcctcccacactccaaagacataggttaattggcttcggaaaaattgtaaatgattggatagtggtagtgtatggggtgatcgctggtcggagtggactcggtagaTCTCCAAAGTCCAAAGACGCTCTAaagtcctgacctgctgagttactccagcactttgtatcttttttcaaaccagcatctgcagttcctgatgtCCATAAAGCTGCAATTCAGCCTTTTAACTTATACTCAATGCACCAACCAATGAAGGTGAACATCATCTTCACcactctacttgtgttgtcattttcagtgagttatggacttggatttTTATGATCAATACTTTACCTCGGGGGCAGCAGTTCTATCAAAGCATTGTTCTGCTCCCATGTGATCCACGGGCGCATTCCTGTCCTTCCTCATCTCCCTGATATTATTCAACTGTTCTCTCCAGCGTTCCGGTTCCCATTCGGCCTTCGCCTCTGCAGCCTGCGCCTCTTGGCCAACTTGTTGGGAATTGCTCACGCTCTTCGTCTTGTGCTTGCGCGCACGTTTGAGGACAGACCGCGTAGCCTGGCTCTCTACGGCGGTCCCGTCCGTCTCATAGTCCCGGGAATTGTCTGGTCCCGGTTGAGCCAACCTGTTGAGGTTCTTTCCCAACCTGAAGCCGCGGCCCCTACCTCTGCCGGGccagcaggcccctcggcccatgctCCGAGTCAATACTCCCGGTGCAAAGTAAGGGGACACCGCCATGGTGGCCTTCCCTTTGGAGGCAGAAGCTCGGGGTCGCGGCCCCTTTAATTCACGCGCTGGTGAAATGTATCGACTCGACCCGTGGAATGTTGCAACGTTCGGAAATGTTGCAACGTTCCATTCAGTGTCGGAGATTCTCCCCGGCGCTGACTGGCTCGCAGTGTCTCCTGCCCAGCAAGGAGCAGGAGAGGGGCAACACAGAGTTGAAGCAGCTATCACGACCGAATGGTCTCTTCCCGTCCAAGATGTTTGGCTGTGAACGGAATCTGATATCCTCCAGTCTCAGGCGGCGCAAAGACTCCTTGCTCCCCCTGCTGCGTTATCCCTGTACACACAGCCCATCCACACTGTATCCATTAGAATATAttcactagtataagaaaataactgcagatgctggtacaaatcgaaggtatttgttcacaaagtgctggagtaactcagcaggtctgaagaagggtctcgacccgaaacgtcacccattccttctctcccgagatgctgcccgacctgctgagttactccagcactttgtgaatttgtgaataaataccttcagaatATATTCACTGTTACTATAATAATAATTCGGGGGATGTTTAATGAAAtgcctgcagtttagtttagtttacagatagagcatggaaacaagacagaggagatagttgtggcagTTTTTAGAGCAAcatcaaaaaacatttggacgggtacatggataagaaaggtttgagggatatgggctaaacgtacgcaggtgggactagcgtagattggtcggcttgggcaagtttagctgaagggcttgtttcggtGTTGTCTGAATCCATAAGAGTGTTCGAGAATAATAAGGTAGGtagattgattgattcattgaaagatacagcatggaaacaggccttctggccTACCGATTCCACAAGGAAcagcgatcaccagttcacactagttctatgttataccacttttaaATCCCACCATAAAGTTatactctctagtctttgacatttcggtCCTCAATGTGTAGAGTTTTagagt
This is a stretch of genomic DNA from Rhinoraja longicauda isolate Sanriku21f chromosome 21, sRhiLon1.1, whole genome shotgun sequence. It encodes these proteins:
- the nthl1 gene encoding endonuclease III-like protein 1 isoform X1, which gives rise to MAVSPYFAPGVLTRSMGRGACWPGRGRGRGFRLGKNLNRLAQPGPDNSRDYETDGTAVESQATRSVLKRARKHKTKSVSNSQQVGQEAQAAEAKAEWEPERWREQLNNIREMRKDRNAPVDHMGAEQCFDRTAAPEVMRYQVLLSLMLSSQTKDQVTFAAMKQLREHGLTVENILKMDDKILGQLIHPVGFWRSKVRYIKQTTAILKERYGGDIPNTVSELLHLPGVGPKMAHLVMKLAWDHVSGICVDTHVHRITNRLQWLGKETKTPEKTRLALEEWMPRELWSETNWLLVGFGQQICLPVNPRCPGCLNRDICPAAKNNLGKTNRRLSPNSPQHPCQ